In Candidatus Aegiribacteria sp., a genomic segment contains:
- a CDS encoding bifunctional response regulator/alkaline phosphatase family protein — MITVLWVDDEIAHLQSHIRFLEKRGYKVLTASSGNAALDSLRENRVDIVLMDQMMVGMDGLETVSILRKNYHALPVVMVTQSEEEELMDLAIGGEVDDYLTKPVNPSQILLVIKRLVMGTRLKTQRAAREIVDQTTRIMDIRSHEMDWQEWVNIYRSWVEMDVASKGSLADEMKTVQKTRFDDLAIDFSKHVEHSYPDWIAGTGSDSPLMSHNYLERVVIPQLESSSEIVMLIIDCMRYDQWLTMAPVLEKWFHIETEFMLTVLPSATPYSRNSIFAGLLPRDIWRFHRHRWIEHYGVPGLNRYEHEFLSEALKRLGCVRHSNPDYVKISNRKEGEVLLHSLSRNLQNGFLAVVVNYIDHLTHGRSELDLIRDLAPDVASFRSLAETWFKSSFLKILFQTLAARGTTVLVTSDHGSVFTARDTRIMGRGVSGSIRYRYGSNLSVDPRTAITARKPAEWGLPDDTPAKNYLFARSDYFMMFQNVPRNEMQKFRNTFQHGGVSLEEVIVPSIVLKPKNMK, encoded by the coding sequence ATGATAACTGTACTATGGGTGGATGATGAAATAGCACACCTCCAGAGTCATATACGATTCCTCGAGAAGCGTGGATATAAAGTCCTGACCGCAAGCAGCGGGAACGCAGCTCTTGATTCATTGAGAGAGAATCGGGTGGATATAGTACTGATGGATCAGATGATGGTAGGGATGGACGGACTGGAGACTGTTTCCATCCTGCGAAAAAATTATCACGCACTTCCCGTTGTTATGGTTACTCAGAGCGAAGAAGAAGAACTGATGGATCTTGCTATTGGTGGTGAAGTAGATGATTACCTTACCAAACCTGTCAATCCCAGTCAGATACTCCTTGTAATAAAGAGACTGGTTATGGGAACCCGTTTAAAAACTCAGAGAGCCGCAAGAGAGATTGTTGATCAGACCACCAGGATAATGGACATACGAAGCCATGAGATGGACTGGCAGGAGTGGGTTAATATTTACAGATCATGGGTGGAGATGGATGTCGCATCCAAAGGATCTCTTGCCGATGAAATGAAGACAGTTCAGAAAACCAGGTTCGATGATCTTGCAATAGATTTTTCAAAACATGTTGAGCACAGTTATCCTGACTGGATTGCCGGTACAGGTTCTGATTCACCCTTGATGTCTCATAATTATCTTGAAAGAGTGGTTATCCCTCAACTGGAATCATCAAGCGAAATTGTTATGCTCATTATTGACTGCATGCGGTATGACCAGTGGCTGACGATGGCGCCTGTGCTTGAAAAATGGTTTCATATTGAGACTGAGTTTATGTTGACAGTACTTCCCTCAGCCACGCCTTACAGTCGAAACTCTATTTTTGCCGGTCTGCTTCCACGTGATATATGGAGATTTCATCGTCACAGATGGATTGAGCATTACGGTGTCCCTGGATTGAACAGGTATGAACATGAATTCCTGTCTGAAGCATTGAAACGGCTTGGATGTGTAAGACATTCCAATCCGGATTACGTAAAAATCAGTAACAGGAAAGAAGGAGAAGTTCTCCTGCATTCACTTTCCCGGAATTTGCAGAATGGATTCCTTGCGGTTGTTGTAAATTATATTGATCATCTTACCCACGGCAGGTCTGAACTTGATCTCATACGTGATCTTGCTCCGGACGTTGCCAGTTTTCGCAGTCTTGCCGAGACTTGGTTTAAATCATCCTTCCTCAAAATTCTGTTCCAGACACTTGCCGCACGGGGCACCACCGTACTTGTTACCAGCGATCATGGTTCTGTTTTTACAGCCAGAGATACCAGGATCATGGGTAGAGGAGTATCAGGCAGTATAAGATACAGATACGGGAGCAACCTGTCTGTGGATCCCAGAACGGCAATAACTGCCAGGAAACCCGCAGAATGGGGTCTGCCGGATGATACTCCGGCAAAAAATTATCTGTTTGCAAGGTCTGATTATTTCATGATGTTTCAGAATGTACCCCGGAATGAAATGCAGAAATTCAGAAACACATTCCAGCATGGCGGTGTGTCTCTTGAGGAAGTGATAGTTCCAAGCATCGTTCTGAAACCAAAGAATATGAAATGA
- the tsaE gene encoding tRNA (adenosine(37)-N6)-threonylcarbamoyltransferase complex ATPase subunit type 1 TsaE yields MMNRIDLEHLAEKIALSMYPGDNIFLVGDLGVGKSVFARAVLRTLGVTGNIPSPSFIVDAVYYTGNKEIHHIDLYRLEGAHRELHSLGIFEALDSSSLAVVEWADRLEEEILDNGVLINIGFTDDPNLREVVVDDRRLAGN; encoded by the coding sequence ATGATGAACCGGATTGATCTTGAACATCTTGCAGAGAAGATCGCTTTGAGTATGTATCCAGGAGATAACATCTTCCTTGTAGGTGATCTTGGAGTGGGCAAATCAGTATTCGCGAGAGCTGTTCTCAGAACACTCGGAGTGACAGGTAATATTCCAAGCCCGAGCTTTATAGTTGACGCGGTTTACTACACTGGAAATAAGGAAATCCATCATATTGATCTCTACCGACTTGAGGGAGCCCATCGGGAGCTGCACTCCCTTGGTATCTTTGAAGCGCTTGATTCAAGCTCTCTGGCAGTTGTAGAATGGGCGGATCGGCTTGAAGAGGAGATTCTGGATAATGGAGTACTGATAAACATCGGTTTTACAGATGATCCGAATCTGAGAGAGGTGGTCGTGGATGACCGGCGTCTGGCTGGGAATTGA
- the tsaB gene encoding tRNA (adenosine(37)-N6)-threonylcarbamoyltransferase complex dimerization subunit type 1 TsaB, producing MTGVWLGIETSTSTGGVALVRNGKLVAEEYLPVAAVHSEKVLPCISNLLEKTEISPEEISGIAVSSGPGSYTGLRIGIATAIGLSAGWEIGLKGVETLRVLASSVTTENPVLACIRARQSEVFAALYESSSPDAEILIPPGVYMVSALLKELSTGDELIAVGSGRSEISLPDSVQWVPELWDIPRPSLVALIGSIRAGAEGFDRTITPVYLRGFNEKAKSSVR from the coding sequence ATGACCGGCGTCTGGCTGGGAATTGAAACATCAACCTCCACCGGAGGTGTTGCACTGGTCAGGAATGGGAAACTTGTTGCCGAGGAGTACCTGCCTGTCGCTGCTGTTCACTCTGAAAAAGTTCTCCCGTGTATATCAAACCTCCTGGAAAAAACAGAGATTTCTCCCGAAGAGATCTCAGGAATCGCGGTTTCTTCCGGTCCGGGATCCTACACCGGTTTGAGGATCGGCATTGCCACAGCCATTGGTCTGTCTGCAGGCTGGGAGATCGGTCTGAAAGGTGTTGAGACTCTCAGGGTTCTTGCTTCATCAGTTACCACTGAGAATCCTGTTCTGGCGTGTATCAGAGCCAGACAATCTGAAGTTTTTGCCGCGCTGTATGAAAGCAGTTCTCCAGATGCAGAGATTCTTATCCCTCCCGGGGTTTATATGGTTTCAGCACTATTGAAGGAATTATCAACAGGAGATGAATTGATCGCTGTAGGAAGTGGAAGAAGTGAAATTTCGCTCCCTGATTCAGTACAATGGGTACCCGAACTATGGGATATTCCCAGACCATCTCTTGTTGCACTGATCGGCAGTATCAGGGCTGGAGCCGAGGGATTCGACAGGACCATAACTCCTGTCTACCTGCGGGGTTTCAACGAGAAGGCGAAGAGCAGTGTGCGCTGA
- the rimI gene encoding ribosomal protein S18-alanine N-acetyltransferase, which translates to MCAELRVASKRDITEILEIENKYFPCPWSAEQITACINTPFVRTWTARTDGKVAGYVTANLVSEEIHIINLAVRDEFRRQGIGTFLLKAAEYWGSRLGIAASRLEVRESSKPAIAFYLRNGYRQTDQLSCYYPDSEDGLEFQAILVPDETDVGIARSIASLCESIPRVGIVLGSGLSWLADSFGNGTEITYPEITGFSHARLPGHPGKLVFSECGNFVFLLGRRHYYQGYSGDQVSLLPGVLGDLGVLSWVLMSSSGAVDPALDCGDIIVFSDHVNFSGCIPESTKGRVGRYVYSEELRELALSIASETGASVDKGIFACVSGPAYETSSEIRFLRRNGISSVSMSTVPEALLLSSRGFDVVALSLITNAVLPGEKVTHDDVLASQTVIRRKQEEFLIAFLREIAARELR; encoded by the coding sequence GTGTGCGCTGAATTGCGAGTTGCTTCGAAAAGAGACATCACTGAAATTCTGGAGATCGAGAATAAGTACTTTCCATGCCCATGGAGCGCAGAACAGATAACTGCCTGCATAAACACGCCTTTCGTGCGAACATGGACAGCAAGAACTGATGGGAAGGTAGCAGGATACGTTACCGCAAATCTTGTGTCAGAGGAAATTCATATTATCAACCTTGCCGTTCGTGATGAATTCCGGAGACAGGGAATCGGTACATTTCTTCTAAAAGCAGCGGAATATTGGGGAAGTCGACTGGGAATAGCCGCTTCAAGGCTTGAGGTTAGGGAATCCTCAAAACCTGCAATTGCGTTCTACTTGAGGAATGGATACAGACAGACGGATCAACTGAGCTGTTACTATCCTGATTCCGAGGATGGCCTGGAGTTTCAGGCGATCCTGGTTCCTGATGAAACAGATGTCGGTATTGCACGGTCAATTGCTAGTCTCTGTGAGAGTATTCCGCGTGTTGGTATCGTACTCGGATCGGGCCTTTCATGGCTTGCCGATTCATTCGGGAATGGAACTGAAATTACGTATCCCGAAATAACAGGATTTTCTCATGCCAGATTGCCCGGGCATCCCGGGAAGCTTGTATTCAGCGAGTGCGGCAATTTTGTGTTCCTGCTGGGAAGGCGTCATTATTACCAGGGTTACAGCGGTGATCAGGTATCTCTTCTTCCAGGCGTGCTTGGAGATCTTGGTGTATTATCATGGGTATTGATGTCTTCTTCAGGAGCGGTGGATCCAGCCCTTGATTGTGGTGACATTATTGTCTTCAGTGATCATGTCAATTTTTCGGGTTGTATTCCCGAATCCACTAAAGGAAGAGTTGGGCGATACGTTTATTCAGAAGAACTACGGGAACTGGCACTTTCGATTGCTTCAGAAACTGGTGCTTCTGTCGATAAAGGGATTTTTGCCTGTGTATCCGGTCCGGCCTATGAAACGTCTTCAGAAATACGGTTTCTGAGAAGAAACGGCATTTCATCCGTTTCCATGTCAACAGTACCGGAGGCTCTGCTGTTATCTTCACGTGGATTTGACGTTGTGGCTCTTTCTCTAATCACAAATGCCGTGTTACCTGGCGAAAAGGTGACTCATGATGATGTGCTGGCTTCACAGACTGTAATTCGAAGGAAGCAGGAAGAATTCCTTATTGCTTTTCTCAGGGAGATTGCCGCTCGTGAATTACGCTGA
- a CDS encoding formylglycine-generating enzyme family protein, translating to MFFLPEPLPLTEQDNAFVTVPGGLYITDEHDTLSINGFRLGRYEVTNRLFYSLADDAGIELPPDPVFSGMEKYLFNYPNYPVVNVSMDEAAAAAAEMGGRLPTRAEWEYAASLGISGDMSGQYPWGSLDPSDAEYPANYLSSDEWETRGLDGYLWTAPVDSFPLNDAGFACQAGNVAEWTMSTDSLVPVCGGAWLSPAGDITISSVKYLASGDRARHIGFRILLPGT from the coding sequence ATGTTCTTTCTTCCTGAACCTCTTCCACTGACCGAACAGGACAACGCCTTCGTAACTGTTCCCGGAGGATTATACATAACAGACGAACATGATACTCTTTCGATTAATGGTTTTCGCCTTGGAAGATACGAAGTCACAAACAGACTGTTCTACAGTCTTGCTGATGATGCCGGAATTGAATTACCGCCAGATCCTGTTTTTTCGGGAATGGAAAAGTATCTTTTCAATTATCCCAACTATCCTGTTGTGAATGTCAGTATGGATGAAGCCGCTGCAGCAGCAGCTGAAATGGGAGGCAGACTGCCCACCCGCGCGGAATGGGAATATGCTGCTTCACTTGGGATATCAGGAGACATGTCAGGGCAGTATCCTTGGGGATCACTTGATCCTTCCGATGCTGAATACCCGGCCAATTACCTTTCATCCGATGAATGGGAGACAAGAGGATTAGATGGATACCTCTGGACAGCTCCGGTGGATTCTTTTCCTCTTAATGATGCAGGTTTCGCCTGCCAGGCTGGAAATGTCGCTGAATGGACCATGTCTACGGATTCACTTGTGCCGGTCTGCGGTGGTGCCTGGCTGTCACCAGCGGGGGATATTACGATCAGCAGCGTCAAATACCTGGCATCTGGCGACCGTGCCCGACATATCGGGTTCCGCATCCTGCTCCCGGGGACGTAG
- a CDS encoding T9SS type A sorting domain-containing protein — translation MHIKKTGLLLSLILISASLTLADWQSFQLTDNSYAESMSSVDLDPSDIPHFAWCSNNDGDYDIYYLSEITGTPVKVTDNNTNDLYPRLRIDQAGNAHIAFKGHDGHDYEEFYVNNIGGSFCDPVQVSFTETDVGVFVPEHSCLSIDPAGVAHIAYKYGYYEYGNWDIYYVNNEGGSFGSSTRVTDETGGKSYVRPSMALDSNSFVHTVFENGANILYTNNVAGTFDSLTTVSAGTICWHSSIGIDSSDNVHVSYSKYHGGAYYINNVGGSFETTVTLTTANSINEVTALVVDHLDNIHVAYIGGDFGTPNTHELYYVNNCTGSFEVPEQLTFNSEHTANISLSIDSVCAGHIAFLEGLYGSNDYEVWYCTNSEFVGISSDNASYSGSSPSTFSLQNHPNPFNPTTTISYQLSVNANITLSIYNILGQKLRTLVNENKPAGYHSVLWNGTDENSQPVPSGVYFYQLTTGSDISETKRMMFLK, via the coding sequence TTGCATATAAAGAAAACAGGTCTTCTGCTGAGTTTGATTCTAATTTCTGCAAGCTTAACCTTGGCTGATTGGCAAAGCTTCCAATTGACCGATAACAGTTATGCGGAATCAATGTCCTCAGTAGACTTAGATCCATCCGACATTCCTCATTTTGCCTGGTGCTCCAATAACGATGGTGACTATGATATTTACTATCTTTCTGAAATCACCGGAACACCAGTAAAAGTTACCGATAATAACACTAATGACCTGTATCCTCGTTTAAGGATAGATCAGGCAGGGAATGCACATATTGCCTTCAAGGGACATGATGGTCATGATTATGAAGAATTTTATGTGAACAACATTGGCGGCAGTTTTTGCGACCCGGTGCAGGTTAGTTTCACAGAAACAGATGTTGGTGTCTTTGTCCCTGAACACTCATGCTTAAGTATTGATCCTGCCGGCGTTGCCCATATTGCTTACAAATATGGGTACTATGAATATGGTAACTGGGATATTTATTATGTAAACAATGAGGGAGGGTCATTTGGATCATCGACCAGAGTCACTGATGAAACAGGAGGAAAAAGTTACGTCAGACCTTCAATGGCTCTGGATAGTAACAGTTTCGTTCATACTGTATTTGAAAATGGAGCCAATATACTCTACACAAACAATGTTGCAGGGACATTCGACAGTCTGACAACAGTAAGTGCAGGAACGATTTGTTGGCACTCTTCGATAGGGATCGATTCCTCAGACAACGTTCATGTCTCTTACTCTAAATACCATGGGGGAGCTTACTATATTAACAATGTGGGCGGAAGTTTTGAGACCACAGTAACCTTGACAACCGCAAACAGTATTAATGAAGTCACAGCTTTAGTAGTGGATCATTTAGATAATATTCATGTTGCCTATATCGGCGGGGATTTTGGAACCCCTAATACTCATGAGCTGTATTATGTGAATAATTGCACCGGGAGTTTTGAGGTTCCCGAACAGTTAACCTTCAATAGTGAGCATACCGCAAATATATCATTAAGCATTGATTCTGTTTGTGCTGGTCATATAGCATTCCTGGAGGGATTATATGGAAGTAATGATTATGAAGTCTGGTATTGCACAAATAGTGAATTTGTTGGCATATCTTCTGACAATGCAAGCTACTCAGGTAGCAGCCCTTCTACATTTTCGTTACAGAACCATCCAAATCCGTTCAATCCGACAACAACCATCAGCTATCAATTATCAGTTAATGCGAATATAACCCTCAGCATTTACAACATACTGGGACAGAAGTTGCGGACATTGGTAAATGAAAATAAACCTGCTGGTTATCATTCAGTACTCTGGAATGGCACCGATGAAAACAGCCAGCCTGTTCCTTCA